The following proteins are encoded in a genomic region of Alistipes shahii WAL 8301:
- the ligA gene encoding NAD-dependent DNA ligase LigA, giving the protein MVRERIEELRRQLELHNFKYYVENAPEISDFEFDAMMRELQDLERAHPEYADPNSPSVRVGSDLTAEFRTVKHRYAMLSLGNTYSLDELHEFIGRIEREAGATDYVCELKFDGTAISLTYEHGRLVRAVTRGDGVEGDDVTANVRTVRTVPLRLRGTDWPDLFEIRGEILMPYASFDRLNAEREANGEQLFANPRNAAAGTLKQQSSAVVARRGLDCTLYQLAGDELPFTSHWESLEKARQWGFKVSDAARICRSVAEIDAFIEHWDTARRRLPFPTDGVVIKVNDFAVRRQLGFTAKAPKWAVAYKFKAERAATRLDSVSFQVGRTGAITPVANLEPVLLAGTTVRRATLHNAEQMAQLDIRPGDTVYVEKGGEIIPKIIGVDLAQRPADSRPFEYITVCPECGTPLVRYEGEAKHYCPNQSGCRPQIIGRIIHFIRRKALDIEGLGEETVELLYENGLVRDVADLYDLRAEQLAPLPRLGEKSADNIIRSVERSKAVPFQRVLFGLGIRFVGETTAKYLAEHFRSLDAVMRATREELVEADEVGGRIADAIIEYFAEEDNLRIIRRLRAAGLQFEAEARRLASEALAGRSFVVSGKFTRSRDEMKELIELHGGRNLAAVSGSVDYLVAGDKMGPAKLKKAEKLGVRIISEEEFIAMIEGGGPVEKAAQQELF; this is encoded by the coding sequence ATGGTACGCGAACGGATCGAGGAGCTGCGCCGGCAGCTCGAACTGCATAACTTCAAATATTACGTCGAAAACGCCCCCGAGATTTCGGATTTCGAGTTCGACGCAATGATGCGCGAACTTCAGGATCTGGAGCGCGCACACCCCGAATACGCCGACCCCAACTCGCCTTCGGTGCGCGTGGGAAGCGACCTGACGGCCGAGTTCCGGACCGTGAAGCACCGCTACGCGATGCTGTCGCTGGGCAACACCTACTCGCTGGACGAACTGCACGAGTTCATCGGCCGCATCGAGCGCGAAGCCGGGGCCACGGACTACGTCTGCGAACTGAAATTCGACGGCACGGCCATCTCGCTCACCTACGAGCACGGACGGCTCGTGCGCGCCGTGACCCGCGGCGACGGCGTCGAGGGCGACGACGTGACGGCCAATGTCCGCACCGTGCGCACGGTGCCCCTGCGCCTGCGGGGCACGGACTGGCCCGACCTCTTCGAAATCCGCGGCGAGATCCTGATGCCCTACGCCTCGTTCGACCGCCTCAACGCCGAGCGCGAGGCCAACGGCGAGCAGCTCTTCGCCAACCCCCGCAACGCCGCCGCCGGGACGCTCAAGCAGCAGTCGTCGGCCGTGGTGGCCCGGCGCGGACTGGACTGCACGCTCTACCAGCTGGCGGGCGACGAGCTGCCCTTCACGAGCCATTGGGAGAGCCTCGAAAAGGCCCGCCAGTGGGGGTTCAAGGTCTCGGACGCGGCGCGCATCTGCCGCAGCGTCGCCGAGATCGACGCATTTATCGAACACTGGGACACCGCACGGCGCCGCCTGCCCTTCCCGACGGACGGCGTGGTGATCAAGGTCAACGACTTCGCCGTCCGGCGCCAGCTGGGATTCACAGCCAAGGCCCCCAAGTGGGCCGTGGCCTACAAGTTCAAGGCCGAACGGGCCGCCACGCGGCTCGACAGCGTGTCGTTCCAGGTAGGACGCACCGGGGCTATCACGCCCGTCGCCAACCTCGAACCGGTGCTGCTGGCCGGAACCACCGTGCGGCGCGCGACGCTGCACAACGCCGAGCAGATGGCCCAGCTGGACATCCGCCCGGGCGACACGGTCTACGTCGAGAAGGGCGGCGAGATCATCCCGAAGATCATCGGCGTGGACCTCGCGCAGCGCCCGGCCGACAGCCGTCCGTTCGAGTACATCACCGTATGCCCCGAATGCGGGACGCCGCTGGTGCGCTACGAAGGCGAGGCCAAGCACTACTGCCCCAACCAGAGCGGATGCCGGCCCCAGATCATCGGGCGCATCATCCACTTCATCCGCCGCAAGGCCCTCGACATCGAGGGGCTGGGCGAGGAGACCGTCGAACTGCTCTACGAAAACGGACTCGTGCGCGACGTGGCGGACCTCTACGACCTGCGGGCCGAACAACTGGCCCCCCTGCCCCGGCTGGGCGAGAAGTCGGCCGACAACATCATCCGCTCGGTGGAACGCTCGAAGGCGGTTCCCTTCCAGCGCGTGCTGTTCGGGCTGGGAATCCGCTTCGTGGGCGAGACCACGGCCAAATACCTCGCCGAGCATTTCCGCTCGCTGGACGCCGTGATGCGGGCCACGCGCGAGGAGCTGGTCGAGGCCGACGAGGTGGGCGGACGCATCGCCGACGCCATCATCGAATACTTCGCCGAGGAGGACAACCTGCGGATCATCCGCCGCCTGCGCGCCGCGGGGCTGCAATTCGAAGCCGAGGCGCGCCGCCTGGCGTCGGAGGCGCTGGCGGGCCGGAGTTTCGTGGTCTCGGGCAAGTTCACGCGGAGCCGCGACGAAATGAAGGAGCTGATCGAACTGCACGGAGGCCGGAACCTCGCGGCGGTGTCGGGCAGCGTCGACTACCTCGTGGCGGGCGACAAGATGGGCCCGGCGAAGCTGAAGAAGGCCGAGAAGCTGGGCGTAAGGATCATCTCCGAGGAGGAGTTCATCGCCATGATCGAAGGCGGAGGCCCGGTGGAAAAGGCCGCACAACAGGAATTATTCTGA
- a CDS encoding electron transfer flavoprotein subunit beta/FixA family protein — protein sequence MQQQNLKILVLAKQVPDTRNVGKDAMTPEGTVNRAALPAIFNPEDLNALEAALRLKDRVAGSTVHILTMGPQRAADIIRDAMFRGADGGYLLSGREFAGSDTLATSYALSCALKKIAPDVIFAGRQAIDGDTAQVGPQVAEKLGLPQVTYAEEILEVREGALVIKRRLEHGTEVVECPIPAVVTVNASAAECRPRNAKRVMKYKGALAGSEIAAAPESPAAQRAAAKEYLRIVEWAAADVDPDPAQLGLQGSPTKVKRIENVVFAAKEAKKLTAADNDINELMVELIASHTLG from the coding sequence ATGCAACAACAAAACCTCAAAATTCTTGTTTTGGCCAAGCAGGTTCCCGATACCCGCAACGTAGGCAAGGACGCGATGACTCCCGAAGGGACGGTCAACCGCGCGGCGCTTCCGGCCATCTTCAATCCCGAGGACCTCAATGCGCTCGAAGCCGCCCTGCGGCTCAAGGACCGTGTGGCGGGTTCCACGGTTCATATCCTTACGATGGGTCCGCAGCGCGCCGCCGACATCATCCGCGACGCGATGTTCCGCGGGGCCGACGGCGGCTACCTGCTTTCGGGCCGCGAGTTCGCCGGCTCGGACACGCTGGCCACCTCCTACGCCCTTTCGTGCGCGCTGAAGAAGATCGCCCCCGACGTGATTTTCGCAGGCCGTCAGGCCATCGACGGCGACACGGCGCAGGTGGGTCCGCAGGTCGCCGAGAAGCTCGGTCTTCCGCAGGTGACCTATGCCGAGGAGATTCTTGAAGTCCGTGAGGGCGCGCTGGTCATCAAGCGCCGCCTGGAGCACGGCACGGAGGTCGTCGAGTGCCCGATTCCGGCCGTTGTGACGGTCAACGCCTCGGCCGCCGAGTGCCGCCCGCGCAACGCCAAGCGCGTGATGAAGTACAAGGGCGCGCTGGCCGGTTCGGAGATCGCCGCCGCGCCCGAATCGCCCGCCGCGCAGCGCGCCGCCGCGAAGGAGTACCTCCGCATCGTGGAGTGGGCCGCCGCCGATGTCGATCCCGATCCCGCGCAGCTCGGCCTCCAGGGTTCGCCCACGAAGGTCAAGAGGATCGAGAACGTGGTTTTCGCCGCCAAGGAGGCCAAGAAACTCACTGCCGCCGACAACGACATCAATGAACTTATGGTTGAACTCATCGCGAGCCACACGCTCGGTTAA
- the dapA gene encoding 4-hydroxy-tetrahydrodipicolinate synthase — translation MLRHKLSGVGAAMITPFTADGRVDYKALARMIDYVIDGGVDYIVALGTTAETPTLYMPERAVIAMFITNQIAGRVPLVMGCGGNSTSEVLDQLREFDLRGADAILSVTPYYNKPSQEGLYQHFRTVSEHSPLPVILYNIPGRSGVNMTAETTLRCAADFRNVIGIKEASGDIGQMQRILDNRPEGFLVLSGDDGMAIELMRRGGDGVISVAANAFPQRFMECVNHAKAGDFDAAEKAYAALDEAVHALFEEGNPVGVKCALSVMGRIGDTMRLPLVAGSGKLRAKFEELIARYDLR, via the coding sequence ATGCTACGACACAAACTTTCCGGCGTGGGCGCCGCGATGATCACCCCTTTCACGGCAGACGGCCGCGTCGACTACAAGGCGCTGGCCCGCATGATCGACTACGTGATCGACGGCGGCGTGGACTACATCGTCGCACTCGGCACCACGGCCGAGACCCCCACGCTCTACATGCCCGAACGCGCCGTGATCGCCATGTTCATCACCAACCAGATCGCAGGCCGCGTGCCGCTGGTGATGGGCTGCGGCGGCAACTCCACCTCGGAGGTGCTGGACCAGCTGCGCGAATTCGACCTGCGGGGCGCCGACGCCATTTTGAGCGTGACGCCCTATTACAACAAACCTTCGCAGGAGGGTCTCTATCAGCATTTCCGCACCGTCTCGGAGCATTCGCCCCTGCCGGTGATCCTCTACAACATCCCGGGCCGCTCGGGCGTCAACATGACCGCCGAGACCACGCTCCGCTGCGCCGCCGACTTCCGCAACGTCATCGGCATCAAGGAGGCGTCGGGCGACATCGGGCAGATGCAGCGCATCCTGGACAACCGTCCCGAGGGATTCCTCGTGCTGTCGGGCGACGACGGCATGGCCATCGAGCTGATGCGCCGCGGAGGCGACGGCGTGATCTCCGTGGCGGCGAACGCCTTCCCGCAGCGGTTCATGGAGTGCGTGAACCATGCCAAGGCGGGCGACTTCGACGCGGCGGAAAAGGCTTATGCCGCGCTGGACGAAGCCGTGCACGCGCTCTTCGAGGAGGGCAACCCCGTGGGCGTGAAATGCGCCCTCTCGGTGATGGGACGCATCGGCGACACGATGCGCCTGCCGCTGGTCGCCGGATCGGGAAAACTCCGCGCGAAGTTCGAAGAGCTGATCGCCAGATACGATTTGCGCTGA
- a CDS encoding adenylosuccinate synthase, whose protein sequence is MKKVDVILGLQWGDEGKGKVVDVLTPRYEVVARFQGGPNAGHTLEFNGEKYVLRSIPSGIFQGGKTNIIGNGVVIDAVLFREEAEALAASGHDLTKQLCISKKAHLILPTHRMLDAAYEAAKGSAKIGTTGKGIGPTYTDKVSRNGMRVGDLLSPDFESIYAAAKARHEKILKSLDYQYDIAELEKQWFEAVKYLRRFHIIDSEYFVNDCLSQDKSVLAEGAQGTLLDVDFGSYPFVTSSNTVCAGVCTGLGVAPNRIGEVFGIFKAYCTRVGSGPFPTELFDETGERLCDIGHEFGAVTGRRRRCGWLDMVALKYSIMVNGVTQLIMMKSDVMNDFDTIRVATAYEIGGRTTSEFPYEITGDLRPVYTEFEGWKCDLRRYGSYEEFPEAFKRYVEFIERQTGVPVKIISVGPDRGETIVR, encoded by the coding sequence ATGAAAAAAGTTGACGTTATCCTCGGCCTGCAATGGGGTGACGAGGGCAAAGGGAAGGTTGTGGACGTGCTGACGCCTCGTTACGAGGTGGTGGCCCGCTTCCAGGGCGGTCCCAATGCCGGTCACACGTTGGAATTCAACGGCGAGAAATACGTGCTCCGCTCGATTCCTTCGGGCATTTTCCAGGGCGGCAAGACCAACATCATCGGCAACGGCGTGGTGATCGACGCGGTGCTTTTCCGCGAGGAGGCCGAAGCGTTGGCTGCCAGCGGCCATGACCTGACCAAACAGCTCTGCATTTCGAAGAAGGCCCACCTGATTCTGCCCACGCACCGCATGCTCGACGCCGCGTACGAGGCGGCCAAGGGCAGCGCCAAGATCGGCACGACGGGCAAGGGCATCGGTCCCACCTATACCGACAAGGTAAGCCGCAACGGCATGCGCGTAGGGGATCTGTTGAGTCCCGATTTCGAAAGCATCTACGCTGCGGCCAAGGCGCGCCACGAGAAGATCCTGAAGAGTCTCGACTATCAATACGACATTGCCGAGCTGGAGAAGCAGTGGTTCGAGGCGGTCAAATACCTCCGCCGCTTCCACATCATCGACAGCGAATATTTCGTCAACGACTGCCTCTCGCAGGACAAGTCCGTTCTGGCCGAAGGCGCGCAGGGAACGCTTCTGGACGTGGACTTCGGCTCCTATCCGTTCGTCACCTCGTCGAACACCGTCTGCGCGGGCGTCTGCACCGGGCTGGGCGTCGCCCCGAACCGCATCGGCGAGGTCTTCGGCATTTTCAAGGCTTATTGCACGCGCGTGGGCAGCGGACCGTTCCCCACGGAGCTGTTCGACGAGACGGGCGAGCGGCTGTGCGACATCGGCCACGAGTTCGGCGCCGTCACGGGCCGCCGCCGCCGCTGCGGATGGCTCGATATGGTGGCCCTGAAATATTCGATCATGGTCAACGGCGTGACGCAGCTGATTATGATGAAATCCGACGTGATGAACGATTTCGACACGATCCGCGTGGCCACGGCCTACGAGATCGGCGGCCGCACCACCTCGGAGTTCCCCTATGAAATCACCGGCGACCTCCGTCCGGTCTACACCGAGTTCGAGGGCTGGAAATGCGACCTGCGCCGGTACGGCAGCTACGAGGAGTTCCCCGAGGCGTTCAAACGCTACGTGGAGTTCATCGAGCGGCAGACGGGCGTCCCCGTGAAGATCATCTCCGTAGGCCCCGACCGCGGCGAAACGATCGTCCGATAA
- a CDS encoding electron transfer flavoprotein subunit alpha/FixB family protein, which produces MNNIFVYIEMEGGKVADVSLELLTKGRELATTLGVKLEAVVLGHNLAGIEKELAKYGADTVWVADDPLFSPFRTLPHTAVLCGLIGQEKPQIALFGATPVGRDFAPRVSSALHSGLTADCTQLEIGDHKDAKTGTEYKNLLYQIRPAFGGNIIATIVNPDHRPQMATVREGVMRKEYAAQPGAGEVKAIDWKKMVTDADLAVKIIDRQIEERKIDIKGAGIIVAGGYGMGSKENFRLVHELADVLGGEVGASRAAVDAGFTEHARQVGQTGVTVRPKLYIACGISGQIQHTAGMDQSSMVISINSDPEAPINKIADYAITGDVNEIIPKMIKYYKQNSK; this is translated from the coding sequence ATGAACAATATATTCGTATATATCGAGATGGAGGGCGGCAAGGTCGCCGACGTGAGTCTCGAACTGCTGACCAAAGGCCGCGAACTGGCCACGACGCTCGGCGTGAAACTCGAAGCCGTCGTCCTGGGCCACAACCTCGCCGGCATCGAAAAGGAACTGGCCAAATACGGCGCCGATACGGTCTGGGTTGCCGATGATCCGTTATTTTCTCCGTTCCGCACGCTGCCCCACACGGCGGTCCTGTGCGGTCTGATCGGGCAGGAGAAGCCCCAGATCGCGCTGTTCGGCGCCACGCCCGTGGGCCGCGACTTCGCACCCCGCGTATCGTCGGCCCTGCACAGCGGTCTTACGGCCGACTGCACGCAGCTCGAAATCGGCGACCACAAGGACGCCAAGACGGGTACGGAGTATAAGAACCTCCTCTATCAGATCCGCCCGGCGTTCGGCGGCAACATCATCGCCACGATCGTCAACCCCGACCACCGTCCGCAGATGGCCACCGTCCGCGAGGGCGTCATGCGCAAGGAGTACGCCGCACAGCCCGGCGCGGGCGAGGTGAAGGCGATCGACTGGAAGAAGATGGTCACGGACGCGGACCTCGCGGTGAAGATCATCGACCGTCAGATCGAGGAGCGCAAGATCGACATCAAGGGTGCGGGCATCATCGTCGCCGGCGGCTACGGCATGGGTTCCAAAGAGAACTTCAGGCTGGTGCACGAACTGGCCGACGTTCTGGGAGGCGAAGTGGGCGCCAGCCGCGCCGCCGTCGATGCGGGCTTCACGGAGCATGCGCGTCAGGTGGGCCAGACGGGCGTCACGGTGCGTCCGAAGCTCTACATCGCCTGCGGCATCTCGGGTCAGATCCAGCACACGGCCGGCATGGACCAGTCGTCGATGGTCATCTCGATCAACTCGGACCCCGAAGCCCCGATCAACAAGATCGCCGACTACGCCATCACGGGCGATGTCAATGAGATTATCCCCAAGATGATCAAGTACTACAAACAAAACTCGAAATAG
- a CDS encoding DUF4919 domain-containing protein, whose translation MKRLLLLSLLVPALAAAGVPDEDMILDRTMDAQSAFYYPALMMRYNAGDETLTDEDYHYLYYGYAYRDEYKPLAVNPDLDKMLMLASGIDPDKPDRATLETMVSVGNDALKRDPFSPKILNLMSFAYGALGDKEQEKAWSDRMNGVIRTILGSGDGFTQKTPRHVLMFDHALDVLAAEGLSFGKARIVSRTVEFVPLVVPYVVEGKKRKGFYFDFSRVYWNKPESYTYQRDRTWQFNNLKPRTYK comes from the coding sequence ATGAAACGATTGCTGCTTCTCTCACTGCTGGTTCCGGCGCTGGCCGCCGCCGGAGTCCCCGACGAGGACATGATCCTCGACCGGACGATGGACGCCCAGTCCGCGTTCTACTACCCCGCGCTGATGATGCGCTACAACGCGGGCGACGAGACGCTGACCGACGAGGATTACCACTACCTCTACTACGGATACGCCTACCGCGACGAATACAAGCCGCTGGCCGTGAACCCCGATCTGGACAAAATGCTGATGCTGGCCTCGGGCATCGACCCCGACAAACCCGACAGGGCCACACTGGAAACGATGGTCTCGGTGGGAAACGACGCCCTGAAACGCGATCCGTTCAGCCCCAAAATCCTCAACCTCATGTCGTTCGCCTACGGTGCGCTGGGCGACAAGGAGCAGGAAAAAGCCTGGTCGGACCGCATGAACGGCGTCATCCGCACGATCCTCGGCTCGGGCGACGGATTCACGCAGAAGACCCCGCGCCATGTGCTGATGTTCGACCACGCGCTCGACGTGCTGGCCGCCGAAGGGCTTTCGTTCGGCAAGGCGCGCATCGTCAGCCGCACGGTGGAGTTCGTGCCGCTGGTCGTTCCCTATGTGGTCGAGGGCAAGAAGCGCAAGGGATTCTATTTCGATTTCAGCCGCGTCTACTGGAACAAACCCGAGAGTTACACCTACCAGCGCGACCGCACGTGGCAGTTCAACAACCTCAAACCCCGCACCTATAAATGA
- a CDS encoding clostripain-related cysteine peptidase, translating into MIRILRHTLCLALLLTLAACEKDREPRIEVSTGEIHLPGDASSGTTFTVSAEEPWTLSYTGEGFAVTPDGGARGETTVTVTASEPNSAKARRKLGTITVRHPANKDGYPVEVYQRPAVATQTLLLYMPGLSLINYYERNIEGVSAAVTNQIPGDGRILVCYQPEKHSSAVLQEIRYDPATERCERTTLKTYDGFNAGNPEKVRQLFADAAELAPAQNYGLIIGCHGKAWIPVASGSLSYSMRRSAEDDLWAAPPGAKQTRSFGDKGYELNITELKEALEAQQFRFDYLIFDDCFMANIETLYDLRSVIGYIVASPCEVMGDGFPYDRIVPHLFETGPVADRLAETCREFWNLYENEYQSTTWKEQSGCISLAVTSQLDALAEVMRRINEKGKQPFELSQLQYYEGLMTHLFYDLGHYVELSCGDPALVEEFTTQLDRAFPPESRLCTKQFYSQYNNGSNPVHFYTGVSVSEPSTKYVAENRMTNWYRDTH; encoded by the coding sequence ATGATCCGCATTCTCCGGCATACGCTCTGCCTCGCCCTGCTGCTGACGCTCGCGGCCTGCGAAAAAGACCGCGAGCCGCGAATCGAGGTCTCGACGGGAGAGATTCACCTCCCGGGCGACGCTTCGTCCGGAACGACGTTCACCGTGTCGGCCGAAGAACCGTGGACGCTGTCGTATACCGGCGAGGGATTCGCCGTGACGCCGGACGGCGGCGCCCGCGGGGAGACGACGGTCACGGTGACCGCCTCCGAACCCAACTCCGCCAAGGCGCGCCGGAAGCTGGGCACGATAACCGTCCGCCACCCCGCCAACAAGGACGGCTATCCGGTCGAGGTCTACCAACGGCCCGCCGTGGCGACGCAGACCCTTCTGCTGTACATGCCCGGGTTAAGCCTGATCAACTATTACGAGCGCAACATCGAGGGCGTCAGTGCGGCCGTGACGAACCAAATCCCGGGCGACGGGCGCATTCTGGTCTGCTACCAGCCCGAGAAACATTCGTCGGCCGTCCTGCAGGAGATCCGTTACGACCCGGCGACGGAACGGTGCGAACGAACGACGCTCAAAACCTACGACGGCTTCAACGCCGGAAACCCCGAAAAGGTGCGGCAGCTGTTCGCCGATGCCGCGGAGCTGGCTCCGGCCCAAAACTACGGGCTGATCATCGGCTGCCACGGCAAGGCGTGGATTCCGGTCGCCAGCGGCTCGCTCTCCTACTCGATGCGGCGTTCCGCCGAGGACGACCTATGGGCCGCGCCCCCGGGAGCCAAGCAGACCCGTTCGTTCGGCGACAAGGGCTACGAACTGAACATCACGGAGCTGAAGGAGGCGCTCGAAGCGCAGCAGTTCCGTTTCGACTACCTGATCTTCGACGACTGCTTCATGGCCAACATCGAAACGCTCTACGACCTGCGTTCGGTCATCGGCTACATCGTGGCGTCGCCCTGCGAGGTCATGGGCGACGGATTCCCCTACGACCGGATCGTCCCCCACCTGTTCGAAACGGGACCGGTCGCGGACCGGCTCGCGGAAACCTGCCGGGAGTTCTGGAACCTCTACGAAAACGAATACCAGAGCACGACCTGGAAAGAGCAGTCGGGCTGCATCTCACTGGCCGTCACGTCGCAGCTGGACGCGCTGGCGGAGGTGATGCGCCGCATCAACGAAAAAGGCAAACAGCCGTTCGAACTCTCGCAGCTCCAGTACTACGAGGGACTGATGACACACCTTTTCTACGACTTGGGGCATTACGTCGAATTGAGCTGCGGCGACCCGGCGCTCGTCGAGGAATTCACGACGCAACTCGACCGGGCATTTCCCCCCGAAAGCCGTCTGTGCACGAAGCAGTTCTATTCCCAATACAACAACGGGTCGAACCCCGTGCATTTCTATACGGGCGTCTCCGTGAGCGAGCCTTCGACGAAGTACGTCGCCGAAAACCGGATGACGAACTGGTATCGGGACACGCATTAA
- a CDS encoding leucine-rich repeat domain-containing protein — MVRALPVLLLLLSAACGLAEDERDEKNRYIYLTFYDKAFEAYCLGEFDVDGDGRISRYEAQRVRTVECPERGVASLSDLKEFTRLERLDCRGNALTRLDVTMTRLEWLDCSDNGLVSLDVNGLRGLAYLDCGGNSLPRLDLQSNASLATLLCPDNALAGSLDVTSCASGLRADVRGNPSLATVYCLASQSVDFNGPTELVRK; from the coding sequence ATGGTCCGCGCCCTTCCCGTCCTGCTCCTACTGCTCTCGGCGGCCTGCGGCCTTGCCGAGGACGAGCGCGACGAGAAGAACAGATACATCTACCTGACATTTTACGACAAGGCCTTCGAGGCCTACTGCCTGGGCGAATTCGACGTCGATGGCGACGGCCGCATCTCGCGCTACGAGGCGCAGCGTGTCCGCACGGTGGAGTGTCCGGAACGGGGTGTCGCGTCGCTCTCCGACCTGAAGGAGTTCACGCGTCTGGAACGGCTCGACTGCCGGGGCAACGCGCTCACGCGGCTGGACGTCACGATGACGCGCCTCGAATGGCTCGACTGCTCGGACAACGGCCTTGTGTCGCTCGACGTGAACGGCCTGCGCGGCCTCGCATACCTCGATTGCGGCGGCAACTCGCTGCCGCGCCTCGATTTGCAGTCGAACGCCTCGCTCGCAACGCTTCTTTGTCCGGACAATGCCCTCGCGGGGTCGCTGGACGTGACCTCCTGCGCCTCGGGGCTGCGTGCCGACGTGCGCGGCAACCCTTCCCTTGCCACGGTCTACTGCCTCGCCTCGCAAAGCGTCGACTTCAACGGACCGACGGAACTCGTCCGCAAGTGA
- a CDS encoding pseudouridine synthase has protein sequence MKDPKNDSTPVLERFGRDKRKRTVVATAERVERRPRLQRDAADSEQPSFENRPERRASYNPHFTADNRPVFEKPHYGDKSRGEGDRPRRSYDDRPRPYGDRQRQYDDKPRSYGDRPRQDDDRPRRSFGDKPRYDGDRHRSDEERPRRSYGDKPAYGEKKFGPKKFGDKPYGEKKFGEKKFGDKKFGDRKFVDKPFKPAYKKHDDKPASYPKFNPEKQTGEMRLNRFIAQSGICSRREADDFITAGVVSVNGKIVTELGTKVLPTDEVRFNDEPVQGEKKVYLVLNKPKGYVTSLDDPHAGKTVMELVSGACTERIYPVGRLDKNSLGLLLFTNDGDLTKQLTHPSYKKKKIYQVTLDKPLTRADMDRIAEGVTLEDGEIFADEISYVKENKQEVGIEIHSGRNRIVRRIFEFLGYTVTKLDRVYYAGLTKKNLKRGAWRFLTREEVERLKSGQYE, from the coding sequence ATGAAAGATCCTAAAAACGACTCGACCCCGGTGCTCGAACGCTTCGGACGCGACAAACGCAAGCGCACCGTAGTGGCTACGGCGGAGCGTGTCGAGCGTCGCCCGCGTTTGCAGCGTGATGCCGCCGATTCGGAGCAGCCCTCCTTTGAAAACAGGCCCGAACGCCGGGCTTCGTATAACCCCCATTTCACGGCCGACAACCGTCCGGTTTTCGAGAAGCCGCACTACGGCGACAAATCCCGCGGGGAGGGCGACCGCCCGCGCCGTTCGTATGACGACCGCCCGCGTCCCTATGGCGACCGTCAGCGTCAGTACGACGATAAGCCGCGTTCGTATGGCGACCGCCCGCGTCAGGACGACGACCGTCCGCGGCGTTCCTTCGGCGACAAACCCCGCTACGACGGTGACCGTCACCGCAGCGACGAGGAGCGTCCGCGCCGCAGTTACGGCGATAAGCCGGCCTACGGCGAGAAGAAATTCGGACCCAAGAAGTTCGGCGACAAGCCCTACGGCGAGAAGAAGTTCGGCGAGAAAAAATTCGGGGATAAGAAATTCGGCGACCGGAAGTTCGTCGACAAACCGTTCAAACCTGCCTATAAGAAACACGACGACAAACCGGCGTCGTATCCGAAATTCAATCCCGAGAAGCAGACGGGCGAGATGCGCCTGAACCGCTTCATCGCCCAGTCGGGTATCTGCTCGCGCCGCGAGGCCGACGATTTCATCACGGCGGGCGTCGTTTCGGTCAACGGCAAGATCGTCACCGAACTGGGAACCAAGGTGCTGCCGACCGACGAAGTGCGGTTCAACGACGAGCCGGTGCAGGGCGAGAAGAAGGTCTACCTGGTGCTGAACAAGCCCAAGGGCTACGTCACTTCGCTCGACGATCCCCATGCCGGAAAGACGGTCATGGAGCTGGTCTCGGGCGCCTGCACGGAGCGCATCTACCCGGTGGGACGTCTCGACAAGAACAGCCTCGGGCTGCTGTTGTTCACCAACGACGGCGACCTTACGAAGCAGTTGACGCACCCTTCCTACAAGAAGAAGAAAATCTACCAGGTGACGCTCGACAAACCTCTGACGCGCGCCGACATGGACCGCATCGCCGAGGGCGTCACGCTCGAAGACGGCGAGATCTTCGCCGACGAGATTTCCTACGTCAAGGAGAACAAGCAGGAGGTGGGCATCGAGATCCACTCGGGCCGCAACCGCATCGTGCGCCGTATTTTCGAGTTCCTGGGTTACACCGTGACCAAACTCGACCGCGTTTACTATGCGGGTCTCACGAAGAAGAACCTCAAGCGCGGAGCGTGGCGGTTCCTGACCCGCGAGGAGGTGGAGCGGCTGAAGTCCGGGCAGTATGAATAG